A single Acidobacteriota bacterium DNA region contains:
- a CDS encoding M20/M25/M40 family metallo-hydrolase: MIPNGANRMPALVALAAALAACGVPAGEEGAGGPTGPTEPIDLEVVAELRDEGFNRSQVMDFAHVLTDLYGPRYANSPSYDSAASWARDTLEGFGLEAALEPWGEFGYAWENRHTSVHITAPQYQPVIGYAQPGTRSTDGKVAGPVAAVDLAAIRTRDDLEALGTLIQTSILLISPERELVPNFSPQAVRLSDEELSGMARLEIDPRNNPSQSTDDDEADPELTRHDIETFLEQQGVAVLVEIGSTNVGPMDKGIVHVSGDGPLPLDEPVPMPRVVVAPEHYNRMMRLLAAGTPVEMEIEVRNVLSDDDPLDYNVIADLPGGDLAHEVVMIGGHLDAEPAGTGATDNAAGSAIVMEAMRLLQATGLEPRRTIRAALWGAEEAGLLGSRAYVREHFGDPASPEKPDAHANLSVYFNVDWYGRFRGMYLQGNDESRPIFEAWMEPFHDVGMSWIVPGNTGGTDHMAFLEAGLQGFQFIQDDLEFFNATFHTNMDVYDRLIADDLRQASVVLASFAYHAAMRDELFPRTDGLANGRRWHK, translated from the coding sequence GTGATTCCAAACGGCGCCAACCGGATGCCGGCGCTGGTCGCGCTCGCGGCGGCGCTCGCGGCGTGCGGGGTCCCGGCCGGCGAAGAGGGTGCCGGAGGGCCGACCGGTCCGACGGAGCCCATCGACCTCGAAGTCGTCGCCGAACTCCGCGACGAGGGCTTCAACCGCTCCCAGGTCATGGACTTCGCACATGTCCTGACGGACCTCTACGGTCCCAGGTACGCGAATTCGCCTTCCTACGACAGCGCCGCCTCCTGGGCCCGGGACACCTTGGAGGGGTTCGGTCTCGAAGCCGCCCTCGAACCGTGGGGCGAGTTCGGTTACGCCTGGGAGAACCGCCACACCTCGGTTCACATCACGGCGCCGCAGTACCAGCCGGTCATCGGCTACGCGCAGCCCGGCACCCGGAGCACAGACGGCAAGGTGGCCGGTCCCGTCGCCGCGGTCGACCTTGCCGCCATCCGGACGCGGGACGATCTGGAAGCCCTGGGGACACTGATCCAGACGTCGATCCTGCTCATCTCGCCCGAGCGGGAGTTGGTTCCCAACTTCTCGCCGCAGGCGGTCCGGCTCTCCGACGAGGAACTCAGCGGCATGGCCCGCCTCGAGATCGACCCACGGAACAATCCCAGCCAGTCCACGGACGACGACGAGGCCGACCCCGAGCTGACGCGCCACGACATCGAGACGTTCCTGGAGCAGCAGGGCGTTGCCGTCCTGGTCGAGATCGGCTCCACCAACGTCGGACCGATGGACAAGGGAATCGTCCACGTCTCGGGCGACGGCCCCCTGCCGCTGGACGAACCGGTGCCGATGCCCCGCGTCGTGGTCGCGCCCGAGCACTACAACCGGATGATGAGGCTGCTGGCCGCCGGAACGCCGGTCGAGATGGAGATCGAAGTCCGCAACGTCCTCAGCGACGACGATCCGCTCGACTACAACGTGATCGCCGACCTGCCTGGCGGCGACCTGGCCCACGAGGTCGTGATGATCGGCGGCCACCTGGACGCGGAGCCGGCCGGCACCGGCGCCACCGACAACGCCGCCGGCAGCGCGATCGTGATGGAAGCGATGCGGCTCCTGCAGGCGACCGGCCTCGAGCCGCGGCGGACCATCCGCGCCGCGCTCTGGGGCGCCGAGGAGGCCGGCCTGCTCGGCTCCCGGGCCTACGTCCGCGAGCACTTCGGCGACCCGGCGTCACCGGAGAAGCCGGACGCCCACGCGAACCTCTCCGTCTACTTCAACGTCGACTGGTACGGCCGCTTCCGCGGCATGTACCTGCAGGGCAACGACGAGTCGCGGCCGATCTTCGAGGCCTGGATGGAGCCGTTCCACGACGTGGGCATGTCCTGGATCGTGCCCGGCAACACCGGCGGCACGGACCACATGGCCTTCCTCGAAGCGGGCCTGCAGGGCTTCCAGTTCATCCAGGACGATCTCGAGTTCTTCAACGCCACCTTCCACACGAACATGGACGTCTACGACCGGCTGATCGCCGACGACCTCAGGCAGGCCTCGGTCGTCCTCGCCAGCTTCGCCTACCATGCGGCCATGAGGGACGAACTCTTCCCGCGCACCGACGGCCTCGCGAACGGGCGGCGCTGGCACAAGTAG